A window from Citrus sinensis cultivar Valencia sweet orange chromosome 3, DVS_A1.0, whole genome shotgun sequence encodes these proteins:
- the LOC112498163 gene encoding disease resistance protein RUN1-like, with protein sequence MASSSSLTVQSKYEVFLSFRGEDTRNGFTSHLAAALHRKQIQFFIDDEELKKGDEISPAISNAIETSDISIIIFSKDYASSKWCLNELVKILDCKKMNGQIVIPVFYQVDPSDVRNQRGTFKKAFVHHENNFPDKVQKWRDVLTEASNFSGYDSTESRKEAELVEKIAEDISKKLEDMYDTTDSDGFIGLNSRIEEMKSLLRLESHDVRIVGIWGMGGIGKTTIASVVFHQISRDFQGKCFMANVREQSNKMGVIHVRDEVISQVLGENLKIGTLTIPQNVRKRLWRMKVLIVLDDVHDEFTQLESLANGVGGFSPGSRIIITTRDKRVLDKCGVNSVYEVEQLTYNHALELFCRKAFRQNNRSRDLLELSQEVVCYADGNPLALEVLGSSLYHKSKQQWKDKLNNLKLISEPSIYKVLKISYDELNSEVKEIFIDIACFFKGEDIDFMTRIHDDPMSIHDGLNILVNKSLITISDENELQMHDLLQEMGQTIVRQESAREPGKRSRLWDHNDVCYVLKKNKGTDKVEGIFLDLSKINDIHLNPQAFANMSNLRLLKFYMPKHNDIPIMSSKLHLDQGLEYLPEELRYLHWHEYSLKMLPFDFEPENLIELNLPYSKVEQIWKGEKKVFKLKYIDISHSQQLVRMLDLSETPNLERTNLLNCRDLACVRSSIENFNNLSMLCFKGCESLRSFPRGIHFVSPITIDFSFCVNLTEFPQISGNITELKLWYTAIEEVPSSIECLTNLKNLSLFSCTRLKRISANLYKLKSLLKLYLNGCLSLENFSEILEKMEHLDYIVLERMEIQELPSSYDNVQGHETQDLEGCSELDNLPDNICSLKSFEYIGAHGSAISQLPSSVAGSNPLQVLSFSGCRSLVTIPASILSSGLSSLDRLDLRGCGLTAIPQEIGCLSSLKELDICENNFESLPASIMQLSRLTYLYLSKCNMLLSLPELSLSLKWLDASNCKRLQSLPEIPSSLEEVDASEPCILKGPIIVLPGSEIPEWFSNQSSGSQITLQLPQHCCQNLAGFALCAVLERSDSEWAEFDVGCRYSFEMKTLSGRKHVRRCCVMASYQITKTDHVMLGFRPCGNVGFPDDNLHTTVSFNFFSNSDTAVTCCGVCAVNANPNENKPNTFTLNFATESWKLDDMASASGTSDEEELEPSPKRICRDQINSP encoded by the exons ATGGCTTCATCATCTAGCCTTACTGTTCAAAGCAAATATGAGGTATTCCTCAGTTTCCGAGGGGAGGACACCCGTAATGGCTTTACTAGCCATCTGGCTGCGGCTTTACATCGGAAACAAATACAATTCTTCATTGACGATGAAGAACTTAAGAAAGGAGATGAGATTTCGCCTGCCATTTCAAATGCAATCGAAACATCAGATATTTCGATAATCATCTTCTCAAAAGACTATGCTTCTTCCAAATGGTGCCTCAATGAACTTGTCAAGATTCTTGACTGCAAGAAAATGAATGGCCAAATTGTGATACCGGTTTTCTACCAAGTAGATCCATCTGATGTGCGCAATCAGAGGGGAACTTTTAAAAAAGCTTTTGTTCATCATGAAAACAATTTTCCAGATAAGGTTCAGAAATGGAGGGATGTATTGACCGAAGCATCAAATTTTTCTGGATATGATTCCACTGAATCTAG GAAAGAGGCAGAACTTGTGGAAAAAATTGCTGAGGATATTTCCAAGAAATTGGAAGATATGTATGACACAACTGATTCAGATGGCTTCATTGGATTAAATTCACGAATTGAGGAAATGAAATCACTGCTACGTCTCGAATCTCATGATGTTCGAATTGTAGGAATTTGGGGCATGGGCGGTATCGGTAAAACAACCATTGCTAGTGTTGTTTTCCACCAAATTTCTAGAGACTTTCAAGGCAAGTGCTTCATGGCAAACGTCAGAGaacaatcaaacaaaatgGGGGTAATACATGTTCGAGATGAGGTTATTTCTCAAGTGCTAGgagaaaatctcaaaataGGAACTCTCACTATTCCCCAAAATGTCAGGAAAAGGTTGTGGCGGATGAAAGTGTTGATTGTTCTTGATGACGTTCATGATGAATTCACACAATTAGAAAGTTTAGCAAATGGGGTAGGTGGATTTAGTCCTGGAAGTAGAATCATTATAACTACAAGAGATAAACGAGTGCTTGATAAATGTGGAGTGAATAGTGTATATGAGGTCGAGCAGTTGACATACAACCATGCTCTTGAGCTCTTTTGTAGAAAAGCCTTTAGACAAAACAATCGCTCTCGTGATCTTCTTGAGCTCTCACAGGAAGTTGTGTGCTATGCTGATGGCAATCCATTAGCTCTTGAAGTTTTGGGCTCTTCCCTTTATCATAAGAGTAAACAACAATGGAAAGATAAATTGAAcaacttgaaattgatttcTGAACCCAGTATTTATAAGGTGTTGAAAATCAGTTATGATGAGCTAAATTCAGAAGTGAAGGAAATATTTATAGACATTGCATGTTTCTTCAAAGGAGAAGATATAGACTTCATGACAAGGATACATGATGATCCAATGTCTATACATGATGGATTGAACATTCTTGTTAATAAGTCACTCATTACAATATCAGATGAGAACGAGCtacaaatgcatgatttattGCAAGAAATGGGTCAGACAATTGTTCGTCAAGAATCTGCCAGAGAACCAGGCAAACGTAGTAGGTTGTGGGATCACAATGATGTCTGTTATGtgctaaagaaaaataag GGGACCGATAAAGTTGAAGGCATTTTCCTTGATTTGTCCAAGATAAATGACATACATCTAAATCCTCAAGCCTTTGCAAATATGTCCAATCTGAGATTGCTTAAATTCTATATGCCCAAGCATAATGATATTCCAATTATGAGCTCTAAACTGCATCTTGACCAAGGTCTGGAATATCTTCCTGAAGAATTGAGATATCTTCATTGGCACGAATATTCTTTGAAAATGCTGCCATTTGATTTTGAACCAGAAAATCTTATTGAGCTCAATTTACCTTACAGTAAAGTTGAGCAAATTTGGAAAGGAGAAAAG AAAGTTTTCaagttaaaatatattgaCATCAGCCATTCCCAACAACTTGTTAGGATGTTAGACCTATCAGAAACCCCAAATCTTGAGAGAACAAATCTTTTGAATTGTAGAGACTTGGCTTGTGTTCGCTCATCAATCGAGAATTTCAACAATCTTAGTATGTTGTGTTTTAAGGGTTGTGAAAGTCTTCGGTCCTTTCCAAGAGGCATTCATTTTGTTTCCCCAATAACTATTGATTTCTCATTTTGTGTTAATCTCACAGAGTTTCCACAGATTTCTGGGAATATAACAGAGCTAAAATTGTGGTATACTGCAATAGAAGAAGTTCCCTCGTCAATAGAGTGTCTaactaatcttaaaaatttgagtttgTTTAGTTGCACAAGGCTGAAGAGGATTTCAGCtaatctttataaattgaaatctcTTCTTAAGCTTTATCTTAACGGCTGTTTAAGCCTTGAGAATTTCTCAGAAATCTTGGAGAAAATGGAACATTTAGATTACATTGTTTTGGAAAGGATGGAAATTCAAGAGCTGCCGTCTTCATATGACAATGTACAAGGGCATGAAACGCAGGACTTGGAGGGTTGCTCTGAACTAGATAATTTGCCAGATAACATTTGCAgtttaaaatcttttgagtacATCGGTGCACATGGATCAGCCATTAGTCAACTACCATCCTCTGTTGCAGGTTCAAACCCACTTCAAGTACTTTCGTTCAGTGGATGCAGAAGTTTGGTGACAATTCCTGCATCAATATTATCATCGGGTTTATCTTCTTTGGACAGGCTAGATTTAAGAGGATGTGGTTTAACAGCTATCCCGCAAGAGATAGGCTGTCTATCCTCATTGAAAGAATTAGATATATGTGAAAACAACTTTGAGAGTTTACCAGCAAGTATCATGCAACTTTCACGGTTGACATATCTTTACTTGAGTAAATGCAATATGCTTCTGTCATTACCAGAGCTCTCACTAAGTTTGAAATGGTTAGACGCAAGTAATTGCAAGCGACTCCAATCTTTGCCAGAGATTCCGTCATCTCTGGAAGAAGTAGATGCATCC gaACCTTGTATACTCAAGGGTCCCATCATAGTTTTACCTGGGAGCGAAATTCCAGAGTGGTTCAGCAATCAAAGTTCAGGATCTCAAATAACTCTTCAACTGCCTCAGCATTGTTGTCAAAACTTAGCCGGGTTTGCTCTTTGTGCTGTTCTTGAACGGTCTGATTCGGAATGGGCTGAGTTTGACGTCGGCTGTCGATACAGCTTTGAAATGAAGACTCTCTCTGGAAGGAAACATGTTCGTCGCTGTTGCGTTATGGCAAGTTATCAGATAACTAAAACAGATCATGTCATGCTTGGATTTCGTCCCTGCGGGAATGTTGGGTTTCCTGATGATAACCTCCATACAACTGTctcatttaatttcttctcaaattcCGACACCGCGGTGACTTGTTGTGGGGTGTGTGCGGTAAATGCAAATCCCAACGAGAACAAACCCAACACTTTTACTCTCAATTTTGCTACCGAAAGTTGGAAATTGGATGATATGGCCAGCGCAAGTGGAACCTCTGATGAAGAGGAGTTGGAACCAAGTCCCAAGAGAATTTGCAGAGATCAAATCAACAGTCCGTAA